The genomic interval GAAGAACCAAAGAAGAAAACCAACTTTGGTTTTCTGAAATAAATGCCGATACGACAATAATTTGGGCACAATTCTATAACGTAGATCCTAATATTGAAACTGTAGAAATAAATGTAAGGCAGAAAATTTTCTATCCAGATAGACCATTTATCAATTATATAACGGTAAATGGTTTTATTATGCAACATGCGGCAACGAATTGGGCACCGCCAACTGCAGAACAAATGGGTCTAATTGGAACTCATTGGAGCAGAGGATGGATTATTGAAAATAATACAATTCAATATTCGAAATGTGTTGGAATAGCATTAGGTAAATATGGTGATGAATTTGACAATAAAGATACAGAATCGGCTGAAGGATACGTTGGAACAATAAATCGTGCGCTTGAATTTGGTTGGAACAAAGGGACAGTTGGAGGTCATATTGTTAAAAACAATACAATTGCATATTGTGAGCAATCAGGAATTGTTGGAAGCATGGGATGTGCATTTAGTACAATATCCGGCAACACTATTCATAACATATATGAAAGAAGATTGTTCACAGGCGCTGAAATGGCAGGAATTAAATTTCATGGAGCCGTAGATGTAATTATTGAAAAAAATCAAATTTATTCGACAAATATCGGAATATGGTTGGACTGGATGGCTCAAGGTGCACAAATTAATAAGAATCTAATGTATGATAATCTTACTGATATTTTTCTTGAAGTTAATCATGGTCCAACTGTAGTTAGTAATAATATATTACTTTCACCCGATAACCTTGTTTTAAACTCAAATGGTATTGCGGTTTCGCATAATTTATTTATTGGAAAAGTTGATGCGTTATTTTATGATTCGAGATTAACGCCTTATCTAAAACCTCATTCAACATTTATAGAATCCTTATCGGATAATTCAAGTGGAGACATGCAGTTTTATAATAATCTTTTTTTTAATGGAAGCGATGTAAGTCAATACAGCAAAGCTTTATTGCCGGTAATATTTGAAGGAAACGTCTTTACAAAAGGTAGTAAGCGACCAAACTCTGATTCTATTGTTAAAAAATACGGTGAATTAAGTGAAACTGGAAAAGAGAAACTTAAAAATTCCATATCTATATCAGCTATTGAAAGTAATACAGTAGATGCGCAAGATTTTGATTCAAATATTGATATTATTAAAGATGGAAAAGATATTTTTTTATTATTTAATTTTAATAAAAAATGGATATCAAATCATATTCGTAAAATTATTTCATCAAAAATGTTAAGAAGGGCAATTATTCCGGACTTATTATTTGAAAACCCGGATGCTTCATCATTAGAAATAGATGATGATTATTTAAGTAATAAGCGTAATAAAAAATATCCATCACCCGGACCATTTGAAATTATTAATGAGGGAAGACAAAAAATCAAAGTTTGGTAATTTTGAATATTTATTTAATATTTTTTTAGCCCATCCGAAAAGAAGAGCTTTTTTAGATATTTGTTTTTAGAATTTTAACAATATTATATTTACTGACTGCTATTAGTATTTATTCAATTCAATTACAAATCCAAAGATATTTTTTTATACTCTAATTTAAAACAATCTAAAAATTATTTAGAATCTGTACTCATTTAAAATCTCAATAATATTTTCAAAATAAAGAAAGAAATTCAAACTGAACATTTCTGAAGGTAATATTCTAAATGGAAAAATTTAACATAAAGACTAATTCAAAAATTGTAGGATATTATGGTCGTATTTTAATTTAATAAACATTTCAGCTTTATTTGAAAGTTGAATAAAGTTCAATAACACAAAAAAAACCTTATAACAAAGATGAAGCTAATAATTGAAGAAGATTACAGATCTAAGACTTTTTTGGAAAATTATTATAACTCGCTGAAACTTATATTCGACTGAAAAAGATTTGTAAAATTTACAATTGTTAAAATATTTTAAGAGGAATTGTTCAGTTCAATTATAAGAGTGCTAGCTCTAATTTAAAAAAAATAAATAACCTTAGACATTTATAAAATATTTTATTAATTTTCTATCACAAGACTTATAGTCCTATTAAAGTAGTTTTGTGTGCAACTCAACACAGTATCGATTTTAACGATTTATTTTTTATATAAATTTTTATCTGTCATAATTTCACAATACATTTTTTTTAAAAATTACCCCAAAATTTTTAATTGTAAAGTGATTTTAAAATTTATTTCATCATTTAAGAGCAAACATGTCGGAAAACGAAAAGTTTTTTATTGTAGCTATAGGCGCATCTGCTGGTGGACTAAAAGCAATTGAAGAATTATTTTCCAGTTTACCAGCTAATACCGGAATGGCATTTATAGTAATTCAGCATTTATCACCCGATTATAAAAGTTTAATGGTTGAGCTGCTTTCTAAGAAAACTCAAATGAAGGTAGTAAGAGCTGAAAATGAAATGACCATTAAACAAAATTACGTTTATCTCATTCCGCCCAAAATGAACATGACAATTTATCATAACCAATTAATGTTATTTGAACAAAACCATCAGCACGGTTTAAACTTGCCGATTGATATTTTCTTCAAATCATTGGCAAAGGATGCCGGTGAAATGGCGGTTGGTGTTGTACTTTCCGGAACCGGAAGCGACGGGACCAGCGGATTAAAGGATATTAAAGAAAACGGCGGATTGGTAATTGTTCAAGAACCGGAAACCGCTCAGTT from Ignavibacteriota bacterium carries:
- a CDS encoding right-handed parallel beta-helix repeat-containing protein, yielding MLRKILLIFFSILILNIYAQKNEIHVSITGNDLNEGTILSPLKSISQAAKKAMPGDVIIVHEGIYREQITPTRGGNSDQERIIYQAAKGEKVEIRGSEIIKGWRKIINNTWEVKVPNIFFSNFNPYIDIIKGDWFTPTPEDRIYHTGAVYLNGDWLMEAYKKEEVMGRTKEENQLWFSEINADTTIIWAQFYNVDPNIETVEINVRQKIFYPDRPFINYITVNGFIMQHAATNWAPPTAEQMGLIGTHWSRGWIIENNTIQYSKCVGIALGKYGDEFDNKDTESAEGYVGTINRALEFGWNKGTVGGHIVKNNTIAYCEQSGIVGSMGCAFSTISGNTIHNIYERRLFTGAEMAGIKFHGAVDVIIEKNQIYSTNIGIWLDWMAQGAQINKNLMYDNLTDIFLEVNHGPTVVSNNILLSPDNLVLNSNGIAVSHNLFIGKVDALFYDSRLTPYLKPHSTFIESLSDNSSGDMQFYNNLFFNGSDVSQYSKALLPVIFEGNVFTKGSKRPNSDSIVKKYGELSETGKEKLKNSISISAIESNTVDAQDFDSNIDIIKDGKDIFLLFNFNKKWISNHIRKIISSKMLRRAIIPDLLFENPDASSLEIDDDYLSNKRNKKYPSPGPFEIINEGRQKIKVW